In Tenrec ecaudatus isolate mTenEca1 chromosome 4, mTenEca1.hap1, whole genome shotgun sequence, a single window of DNA contains:
- the LOC142445964 gene encoding high mobility group protein B1-like — protein sequence SEFSKKCSERWKTMSAKEKGKFEDMAKADKACYEREMKTYIPPKGETKKKFKDPNAPKRPPSAFFLFCSEYHPKIKGEHPGLSIGDVAKKLGEMWDNTVADDQQPYEKKAAKLKEKYEKDIAMYRPKGKPDAAKKGVVKAEQSKKKKEEEEEEDEEEDEEDEDDDE from the coding sequence TCAGAGTTTTCTAAGAAGTGCTCAGAGAGGTGGAAGACCATGTCTGCTAAAGAGAAGGGGAAATTTGAAGACATGGCTAAGGCGGACAAGGCCTGTTATGAGAGAGAAATGAAAACTTATATCCCTCCTAAAGGGGAGACAAAAAAGAAGTTCAAGGATCCCAATGCACCCAAGAGGCCTCCTTCGGCCTTTTTCTTGTTTTGCTCTGAGTATCACCCCAAAATCAAAGGCGAGCACCCTGGCCTGTCCATCGGGGACGTTGCGAAGAAGTTGGGAGAGATGTGGGATAATACTGTGGCCGATGACCAGCAACCTTACGAGAAGAAGGCCGCCAAGCTGAAGGAGAAATATGAAAAGGATATCGCCATGTACCGGCCTAAAGGGAAGCCCGACGCTGCCAAAAAGGGAGTTGTCAAGGCCGAGCAAAGCaagaaaaagaaggaggaggaggaggaggaagatgaggaggaggacgaagaagatgaagatgatgatgaATAA